The following proteins come from a genomic window of Aquimarina sp. MAR_2010_214:
- a CDS encoding aldehyde dehydrogenase (NADP(+)), protein MITGKNYIGNQLSALGNKTYTTFNPKLNIENEHTFFEASEEEIKKAVLLASEAFEIFRNISGPKKAEFLHAIADEILTLDDLLIETYRSETGLPEGRAKGERGRTINQLRTFANLVAEGSWVEATIDTADLERSPIPKQDIRKLLVPLGPVVVFGASNFPLAYSTAGGDTAAAFAAGCPVIVKSHPMHAGTGELISAAIIKAATKTGMPNGVFSNLNSAGIEVGVQLVKHPKVKAVGFTGSINGGRALFDLASKRPEPIPVFAEMGSINPVVLLPKATTTKGADLAKTYAKSITLGAGQFCTNPGLLIGIKGEALTNFITILSEEIVKIEPSCMLHPNIIGNFERNKTNVLQQNGLSVTAEFDSDIAVNYARQTVTTVEGKTFLENTTLHQEVFGPFSMVVQCEDTEQLEAIINNLEGQLTGTIIAENEEALQYNSVIDALQNRVGRIIFNGVPTGVEVCPSMLHGGPYPASTDSRFTAVGIHSIKRWVRPFSYQSWPNHLLPIELKNENPLGILRLVDGKQTDRKI, encoded by the coding sequence ATGATCACAGGCAAAAACTATATAGGAAATCAGCTTTCGGCTTTAGGAAATAAAACCTACACAACTTTTAACCCTAAGCTAAATATTGAAAATGAACATACATTTTTTGAAGCATCAGAAGAAGAAATCAAAAAAGCAGTATTATTAGCTTCAGAAGCTTTCGAAATTTTTAGAAATATTTCTGGCCCTAAAAAGGCAGAATTTCTACATGCAATTGCTGATGAAATTTTGACTTTAGACGATCTTCTAATAGAAACATATCGATCAGAAACTGGTTTGCCAGAAGGAAGAGCAAAAGGCGAACGAGGAAGAACCATAAATCAATTAAGAACATTTGCAAATCTGGTTGCTGAAGGCTCATGGGTAGAAGCTACTATAGACACTGCTGATTTAGAACGCAGTCCTATTCCTAAACAAGATATTCGCAAATTGTTGGTTCCTCTAGGGCCAGTTGTTGTTTTTGGAGCAAGTAACTTTCCTTTAGCCTATTCTACAGCTGGTGGTGATACTGCTGCCGCGTTTGCTGCTGGATGCCCCGTGATTGTAAAATCGCATCCTATGCATGCAGGAACCGGAGAATTAATCTCTGCTGCAATTATTAAAGCTGCTACAAAAACAGGAATGCCAAATGGAGTATTCTCTAACCTTAATAGTGCTGGTATTGAAGTAGGTGTTCAATTGGTAAAACACCCTAAAGTAAAAGCAGTTGGTTTTACAGGAAGTATTAATGGAGGTAGAGCTCTATTTGATTTGGCTTCAAAACGACCAGAACCAATCCCAGTATTTGCAGAAATGGGTAGTATAAATCCAGTAGTTCTTTTACCAAAGGCAACAACTACCAAAGGGGCAGATCTAGCTAAAACTTATGCAAAATCCATAACATTAGGAGCTGGGCAGTTTTGTACAAATCCAGGTTTACTAATAGGAATCAAAGGAGAAGCATTAACCAATTTTATAACAATACTTTCTGAAGAAATAGTGAAAATCGAACCTTCTTGTATGTTGCACCCCAATATTATTGGCAATTTTGAAAGAAACAAAACAAATGTATTACAACAAAATGGATTATCTGTCACTGCTGAATTTGATAGTGATATTGCTGTAAATTATGCCCGGCAAACAGTTACTACAGTTGAAGGGAAAACATTTCTAGAAAACACAACTTTGCACCAAGAAGTGTTTGGGCCATTTTCGATGGTTGTACAATGTGAAGATACAGAACAATTAGAAGCTATAATTAATAATCTTGAAGGACAGCTCACAGGCACAATTATTGCTGAAAACGAGGAAGCACTACAATACAATTCGGTTATTGATGCTTTACAAAACAGAGTGGGGAGAATCATCTTCAATGGTGTACCAACAGGAGTAGAAGTATGTCCTTCTATGCTACATGGAGGTCCTTATCCTGCTTCGACCGATAGTAGATTTACAGCAGTTGGTATTCATTCTATAAAACGATGGGTACGTCCATTTAGTTATCAAAGCTGGCCTAATCATTTACTACCTATCGAACTTAAAAATGAAAATCCTTTAGGCATTTTAAGATTAGTTGATGGTAAGCAGACAGATCGCAAAATTTGA
- a CDS encoding DUF885 domain-containing protein translates to MKLFKVIAILTLFFGSSCTQQKKEDTSTPLHQIISEIEDREAYDDYTYPLGLFTKEHFKKEADFAQQKIEELNNIDASQLKETDKISLDLLKFTLQQKVDFYEFEMYLNPLLSDSGFHSNLNYMVRPLTNYQQIKKYLNKLSAIPEFVDQHFINLREGLEKGVSQPKIIFKGYESTYNDHIVDSVKNSYFYSPFKRLPETLSQMQKDSVLNAATEVIKDSVIPQFKRIKTFFETEYLPKTRTAIGVSQTLNGNTYYQNRINFYTTSTKYTADEIHTIGLKEVKRIKAQMEVIIKELNFQGSFADFFQFLRTDEQFYAKTPKELLMIARDIAKRADEQLPRFFKTLPRKPYGVAPVPDAIAPKYTTGRYIGTEANSTDPGYYWVNTYHLASRTLYTLPSLTVHEAVPGHHLQGSLNNELGDSIPQFRKDLYLSAYGEGWGLYSEFLAEEMGMYTTPYEQFGKLTYEMWRACRLVVDTGIHAKGWTREQVVDFMASNTALSLHEIQTETDRYISWPGQALSYKIGELKIRELRKKAETTLGDKFDIREFHEIILEQGTVTLSILENRINTYIEKAKNG, encoded by the coding sequence ATGAAGCTTTTTAAAGTCATAGCAATCCTAACATTGTTTTTTGGTAGTAGTTGTACCCAACAAAAAAAGGAAGATACATCTACCCCACTACATCAAATTATATCAGAAATAGAAGATCGGGAAGCGTATGATGATTATACATACCCATTAGGTCTTTTTACTAAAGAACATTTTAAAAAAGAAGCAGATTTTGCGCAACAAAAGATAGAAGAACTAAATAATATCGATGCATCTCAACTTAAAGAAACCGATAAAATATCTCTTGACCTTTTAAAATTTACATTACAACAAAAAGTTGATTTTTATGAATTCGAAATGTATCTAAACCCTCTATTATCAGATTCTGGGTTTCATAGTAATCTTAATTATATGGTTAGACCATTAACCAATTATCAACAGATTAAAAAATACCTCAATAAACTTAGCGCCATACCCGAATTTGTAGACCAGCATTTTATAAACTTACGAGAAGGTCTTGAAAAAGGGGTTTCTCAACCTAAAATTATCTTTAAAGGATACGAGTCTACCTATAATGATCATATCGTTGATAGCGTAAAAAACAGTTATTTTTATTCTCCATTTAAACGTTTACCAGAGACGTTAAGCCAAATGCAAAAAGATTCTGTGCTTAATGCCGCAACAGAGGTTATTAAAGATAGTGTTATCCCACAATTTAAAAGAATAAAAACATTTTTTGAGACCGAATATTTACCTAAAACAAGAACCGCTATTGGTGTATCGCAAACCCTAAACGGTAATACATATTATCAAAACAGAATAAATTTTTATACCACAAGCACAAAATACACTGCAGACGAAATCCATACTATTGGATTAAAAGAAGTTAAGAGAATCAAAGCACAAATGGAAGTCATCATAAAAGAGCTTAATTTTCAAGGAAGTTTTGCCGATTTTTTTCAATTTCTTCGTACCGATGAGCAATTCTATGCAAAAACACCGAAAGAGTTGCTTATGATTGCTAGAGATATAGCTAAACGAGCAGATGAGCAATTACCACGCTTTTTTAAAACTTTACCCAGAAAACCATATGGGGTAGCTCCGGTACCAGATGCTATCGCTCCAAAATATACAACTGGTAGATATATAGGAACTGAAGCGAATAGTACCGATCCTGGTTATTATTGGGTAAACACTTATCATCTAGCCAGCAGAACACTTTATACACTACCATCACTCACAGTACACGAAGCCGTACCTGGCCATCATCTGCAAGGTAGTTTAAACAATGAATTAGGAGATAGTATCCCTCAATTCAGAAAAGATTTATACTTATCTGCATATGGTGAAGGTTGGGGGCTATATTCTGAATTTCTGGCAGAAGAAATGGGAATGTACACCACTCCTTATGAGCAATTTGGAAAACTAACTTACGAGATGTGGCGAGCTTGTCGCTTGGTAGTAGATACAGGGATTCATGCCAAAGGATGGACACGTGAACAAGTTGTAGATTTTATGGCTTCGAATACAGCACTATCGCTACATGAAATACAAACAGAAACCGATCGATATATCTCATGGCCAGGTCAGGCGTTGTCTTATAAAATTGGTGAATTAAAAATTAGAGAACTTCGTAAAAAAGCTGAAACCACATTAGGAGACAAATTTGATATTCGTGAATTTCATGAAATCATTCTGGAACAAGGAACAGTTACGCTTTCAATTTTAGAAAACAGAATTAATACTTATATCGAAAAAGCAAAAAATGGCTAA
- a CDS encoding 4-hydroxyproline epimerase, which yields MAKTTFKCIDAHTCGNPVRVVTTGRPDLIGKTMSEKRQHFLTTYDWIRKGLMFEPRGHDMMSGSFLFEPHNPDNDFAILFIETSGCLPMCGHGTIGTITIAIEEGLIQPKTPGEIKMEAPAGLVEIEYQQTNKKVDWVKLKNVKSYLAAEGLTIECPELGELIFDVAYGGNFYAIIDPQKNFSGVHNFTASKLIQYSQVIRERINKKYPNAFIHPENNTIRDVSHILWTGDPIHPDSSGRNAVFYGDKAIDRSPCGTGTSARIAQLHAKGKLQQGEEFVHESFIGSTFIGRIEEETEIKGIKAIIPSIQGWAKVYGYNTIIIDDEDDPYAYGFQVI from the coding sequence ATGGCTAAAACCACTTTTAAATGTATCGACGCACATACCTGCGGAAACCCTGTACGAGTGGTTACAACAGGTAGACCTGATTTAATCGGAAAGACAATGAGTGAAAAACGTCAACATTTTCTTACCACATACGATTGGATTAGAAAAGGATTAATGTTTGAACCTCGAGGGCATGATATGATGAGTGGTAGTTTTTTATTCGAACCTCATAATCCGGATAATGATTTTGCTATTTTATTTATAGAGACCTCTGGATGTTTACCTATGTGTGGTCATGGCACTATCGGGACCATTACTATTGCCATCGAAGAAGGTTTGATACAACCTAAAACTCCAGGGGAAATTAAAATGGAAGCTCCGGCTGGATTGGTAGAAATAGAATACCAGCAAACCAATAAAAAAGTGGATTGGGTAAAGCTTAAAAATGTAAAATCCTATTTGGCAGCAGAAGGCTTAACTATAGAGTGTCCTGAGTTAGGAGAACTTATTTTTGATGTAGCCTATGGTGGAAACTTTTATGCTATTATCGATCCTCAAAAAAACTTCAGCGGGGTTCATAATTTTACTGCAAGTAAGCTAATCCAGTACTCTCAAGTGATACGAGAACGTATTAACAAAAAATATCCCAACGCATTTATCCACCCAGAAAATAATACGATCAGAGATGTAAGTCATATACTTTGGACAGGAGATCCTATTCACCCTGATTCCTCGGGTAGAAATGCCGTTTTTTATGGAGATAAAGCTATTGACCGTTCTCCTTGCGGAACAGGAACTTCGGCTCGAATTGCACAATTACATGCCAAAGGGAAACTACAACAAGGAGAGGAATTCGTTCATGAAAGTTTTATTGGAAGTACATTTATAGGTAGAATTGAAGAGGAAACAGAAATCAAAGGTATAAAAGCCATAATTCCCAGTATTCAGGGCTGGGCAAAAGTTTATGGATACAATACCATTATTATAGATGATGAGGATGACCCTTATGCATATGGGTTTCAGGTTATTTAA
- a CDS encoding FAD-binding oxidoreductase, with protein MNKEVIIIGGGIIGLCSAYYLHKEGHHVTVIDQSAMDSGASYVNAGYLSPSHIIPLAAPGVMKKGLKWMFNSTSPLFIKPRLNSDFLRWTWAFNKSCSTKNVNRGISAIKDIAILGRDLYSEIRSEENFTFQLEKKGLLMICQTEKMLEEELHVSKIATKEGLPVKELSFDELKKIEPNVKIQAKGAVLYECDWHTTPHTFMEEMKAFLETSGVAIHKNEKIEDISVQNNKITSIHTKNKSYTADEFVLAAGSWSNLLSKKLGIKLLLEAGKGYRINSERNLGISMPAILTEAKVAVTPMQGFTRFAGTMEIAGINHTINKVRVEAIANATQQYYPDIKLSNVEKEAATSGLRPVSPDGLPYIGKSHTCNNLTIATGHAMMGWTMGTATGKLVSEIISDQKPSLGIEPYHPGRKF; from the coding sequence ATGAATAAAGAAGTTATTATTATTGGTGGCGGAATCATAGGTTTGTGTTCTGCATATTATTTGCATAAAGAAGGACATCATGTAACCGTAATAGATCAATCTGCAATGGATTCTGGGGCCTCATACGTTAATGCCGGATATCTTTCTCCCAGTCACATTATCCCACTTGCTGCACCTGGAGTAATGAAAAAAGGATTAAAATGGATGTTTAATTCTACTAGTCCATTATTTATAAAACCTCGCTTAAATTCAGATTTTTTGCGATGGACTTGGGCATTTAATAAGTCTTGTTCAACAAAAAATGTGAATCGTGGTATTTCTGCCATTAAAGATATCGCCATACTAGGAAGAGATTTGTATTCTGAAATCAGATCAGAAGAAAATTTTACTTTTCAATTAGAAAAGAAAGGACTTTTGATGATATGTCAAACCGAAAAAATGCTGGAAGAAGAACTTCATGTTAGTAAGATTGCTACCAAAGAAGGGTTACCGGTAAAAGAGCTTTCATTTGACGAATTAAAAAAAATAGAACCTAATGTAAAAATCCAGGCAAAAGGTGCTGTACTTTATGAATGTGATTGGCATACCACTCCACATACCTTTATGGAAGAAATGAAAGCTTTTCTTGAAACCTCGGGGGTAGCGATTCATAAAAATGAAAAGATAGAGGATATTAGTGTGCAGAACAATAAAATTACTTCGATACATACTAAAAATAAATCGTATACAGCAGATGAGTTTGTATTAGCGGCAGGATCATGGTCAAATTTGTTAAGCAAAAAACTAGGGATTAAATTATTGCTTGAAGCCGGAAAAGGATATCGTATAAATTCTGAAAGAAATCTAGGAATAAGTATGCCAGCTATACTAACAGAGGCTAAAGTTGCGGTAACACCAATGCAAGGATTTACTCGATTTGCAGGTACTATGGAAATAGCTGGTATCAATCATACTATTAATAAAGTGAGAGTTGAAGCTATCGCAAATGCGACGCAGCAATACTACCCCGATATTAAACTTTCTAATGTAGAAAAAGAAGCGGCTACATCTGGCCTAAGACCTGTTTCTCCAGATGGATTACCATACATTGGTAAATCTCATACTTGTAATAACCTTACCATTGCTACAGGACATGCAATGATGGGTTGGACTATGGGAACTGCAACAGGGAAATTAGTTTCAGAAATTATTTCTGATCAAAAACCTTCTTTAGGTATAGAGCCTTATCATCCTGGTCGTAAGTTTTAA
- a CDS encoding helix-turn-helix domain-containing protein → MITKNRIGEKHYSVSDSLRYKTFDELWTLYDEYRKDYMFAKEIADTYLFKAKKNKDTVEIANGYRIFFEININIPEVALAYTDSMIDITRGVKDEYYPARGYLLKGSLLQKLERYNEALESYLTAKKYAEINKNMDHIIALKHNVAILKTTLGKNKEALKVYKENFYFLITQDTVKKFRQYYIATLYKLSDSYNRLKQYDSANFYLRKGISSSILGGKNYYPDLLSCYGVNSYYRKEYTTAIDSLKKSLELSKKSTNANVIVTYLYLGKTLLKLDNEEKAIEYFKKVDSAIHTSNYILETREAFTLLIDYYKKNDDKSNQLEILEKLIKLDSSFNVKYKKLNVNIVKKYDNIQLIRDKEQLINSIENQSRITISRLWLFGGLAITLISLAYFYYYKKRKNNYEKAYHKKLLEVQNLHQKKVSRTKDIELAPELKHEILKKLEEFEKNKVFLKNDLTLSIVAKKLKTNSTYLSKIINLDKQKNFANYINDLRIEHCIEQIKNDKKFRCYSVTSMAKEVGFNNIQSFVKAFYKKNQCNPAEYIKNTDN, encoded by the coding sequence ATGATAACAAAAAATAGAATTGGTGAAAAACACTATTCAGTTTCGGATTCATTAAGATATAAAACATTTGATGAGCTTTGGACACTTTATGATGAATATCGGAAAGATTATATGTTTGCAAAAGAAATTGCTGATACATATCTTTTTAAAGCAAAAAAAAATAAGGATACTGTTGAAATAGCTAATGGCTATCGAATATTTTTTGAAATTAACATAAATATCCCAGAAGTTGCTTTGGCATATACCGATTCTATGATTGATATTACCAGAGGAGTAAAAGATGAATACTATCCTGCCAGGGGATATCTACTGAAAGGATCTTTACTGCAAAAATTAGAAAGATATAATGAAGCCTTAGAGTCATATTTGACTGCAAAAAAATATGCAGAAATAAATAAGAATATGGATCATATCATTGCGCTAAAACATAATGTCGCAATATTGAAGACAACCTTAGGAAAAAATAAGGAAGCTCTAAAAGTATATAAAGAAAATTTTTACTTTTTAATTACTCAAGATACGGTTAAAAAATTCAGACAATATTATATAGCTACACTCTATAAATTATCAGATAGTTATAATCGATTAAAACAATACGATTCTGCAAACTTTTATCTAAGAAAGGGTATTAGTTCTAGTATATTAGGAGGTAAAAATTATTACCCTGATTTGCTGTCCTGTTATGGTGTAAATAGCTATTATAGAAAAGAATATACTACGGCAATAGATAGTTTAAAAAAATCTCTAGAATTATCCAAAAAAAGTACAAATGCTAATGTAATTGTGACTTATCTGTATTTAGGCAAAACACTATTAAAACTCGATAATGAAGAGAAGGCAATCGAATATTTTAAAAAAGTAGATTCTGCAATACACACCTCTAACTATATATTAGAAACGAGAGAGGCTTTTACTTTATTAATTGATTACTATAAAAAGAATGATGACAAAAGTAATCAACTAGAGATACTGGAAAAACTGATAAAACTGGATAGTAGTTTTAATGTAAAATACAAGAAGTTGAACGTAAATATTGTTAAGAAATATGATAATATACAGCTTATTAGAGATAAAGAACAATTGATCAATAGTATTGAAAATCAGAGTAGAATAACAATATCTCGTTTATGGTTGTTTGGAGGATTAGCAATCACACTTATAAGTTTGGCGTATTTCTATTATTATAAAAAGAGAAAGAATAACTATGAAAAAGCGTATCATAAAAAATTACTAGAAGTACAAAATCTACATCAAAAAAAAGTATCAAGAACAAAAGATATAGAACTAGCACCTGAACTAAAACATGAAATTTTAAAAAAACTGGAAGAATTTGAAAAGAATAAGGTGTTTTTAAAAAATGATTTAACATTATCAATTGTAGCCAAAAAACTAAAAACAAATTCAACATATTTATCCAAGATTATCAACCTGGATAAACAAAAAAACTTTGCAAACTATATTAATGATTTACGTATAGAACACTGTATAGAGCAAATAAAAAATGACAAAAAATTCAGGTGCTATTCTGTAACTTCCATGGCAAAAGAAGTAGGTTTTAATAATATTCAGTCTTTTGTTAAAGCATTTTATAAGAAAAACCAATGTAATCCTGCAGAATATATTAAAAACACTGATAATTAA
- a CDS encoding DUF4407 domain-containing protein: MLKRFFILCSGADADILANSSDGEQNKYAGIGATVFFTAVMAFIAASYALYTVFDNYFTAIFFGLIWGLLIFNLDRFIVSTIKKKDNFMDELLQASPRIILAIIIAVVISKPLELKIFEKEIDRVLLEQKNDFTLANKEQIATQYTPAIATIDSEISTLKQEVTTKETEVNDLYETYIAEAEGRKGTEIIGKGPVYKEKREKHDAALIALAELKKANAERVTALEIQKTELVTQYDNQVTTSQPIIDNFDGLMARVNALSELPWLPSFFIFLLFLAIETSPIFAKLFSPKGEYDFKLEDVESEIKTWVAQKEDQRKVLLETDHTINDKVYGDLSEEEELYAYKKKIAREMMKKQQDAFYKKQTGIL; this comes from the coding sequence ATGTTAAAACGTTTTTTTATTTTATGCTCGGGCGCAGATGCCGATATATTAGCTAATAGTTCTGATGGAGAACAGAATAAATATGCAGGTATTGGAGCAACAGTTTTTTTTACTGCAGTAATGGCTTTTATCGCTGCCAGTTATGCCTTATATACCGTATTTGATAACTATTTTACAGCCATCTTCTTTGGCCTAATCTGGGGGCTATTGATCTTTAATCTGGATCGATTTATTGTGTCTACTATTAAGAAGAAAGATAATTTTATGGATGAACTCCTGCAGGCGTCACCAAGAATTATTCTGGCCATTATAATCGCTGTTGTGATTTCTAAACCTTTAGAGCTAAAGATTTTTGAAAAAGAAATTGATCGTGTTTTACTTGAACAAAAGAATGATTTCACTTTAGCTAATAAAGAGCAAATTGCAACGCAGTATACTCCAGCTATTGCTACAATTGATTCTGAAATTAGTACACTTAAACAGGAAGTAACAACCAAAGAAACCGAGGTAAACGATCTTTATGAAACCTATATTGCAGAGGCCGAAGGAAGAAAAGGCACTGAGATCATTGGTAAAGGGCCTGTATATAAAGAAAAACGAGAGAAACATGATGCAGCTTTGATAGCATTAGCCGAATTGAAAAAAGCGAATGCAGAGAGAGTTACTGCTTTAGAAATTCAAAAAACAGAATTGGTTACCCAGTATGATAATCAAGTGACTACATCACAACCTATTATTGATAATTTTGATGGATTAATGGCTCGAGTAAATGCCTTAAGTGAGTTACCCTGGTTGCCTTCATTTTTTATCTTTTTATTATTTCTGGCTATAGAAACCTCACCTATTTTTGCAAAGTTATTCTCTCCCAAAGGGGAGTATGATTTTAAATTGGAAGATGTAGAAAGCGAAATAAAAACATGGGTTGCGCAAAAAGAAGATCAGCGAAAAGTTTTATTAGAAACTGATCATACGATTAATGATAAGGTATATGGTGATCTTTCTGAAGAAGAGGAATTGTATGCGTATAAGAAAAAGATTGCCCGTGAGATGATGAAAAAGCAACAAGATGCTTTTTATAAAAAGCAAACCGGTATTTTATAA
- a CDS encoding M56 family metallopeptidase — protein MIIYVIKSSLCLMLLWSFYRLFLERENMHHFKRFYLLFSLIFAYTIPLITITYETDVIVNLEKSEPVINEVILANNVQSQAPSLNYLSILLWSVYAIGALIFSVRFIKNIYHLIKKVRRNENLKESSHINVLLTKSMIPHTFLHYIFVPKKEFQKKTIPQEVLLHEKTHVRQKHTLDILFVEIFQVIFWFNPMWFWVKKSIKLNHEFLADQKVLKQQFSIHQYMDLLVNYPNSSHQTALASPINYSLTKKRIVMMSQQFSKTKAATRLLLFLPILFGCILLFNNKMVAQQKSTTVSTTVAPTHPDKKIKIRVSGEQININGTTTDLSGLATVIDNATKQWKDHELTEFQFNVKLENTNDKFIKKLNKVYRNTRLYKANPDGHDLIPPPPPAPLAPPKVGVNTVPMPQSYPKAHKALKAPKPPKPHKAPKVSKLPKVPSYSQTEHEEIEHEAELAMQAAEVAMEAVEREAAEREALVEQIEVERTLAMERREEARYEAEQVREIAMEQAEKARVVAMEESNRARERSHKVREEAMRHAERVRFEAEKQAMVHTKMAREEARMAMQQAEKARAMARSNVDKSRRKAEKARRKAMDEAKIARDVARKEVVKERKEARKRIQKSKKEQQRARRKVQKENN, from the coding sequence ATGATTATATATGTAATAAAATCGTCTCTTTGTTTGATGCTGTTATGGTCTTTTTACAGGCTGTTTTTAGAACGAGAGAATATGCATCATTTTAAAAGATTTTATCTTCTTTTTAGTTTGATTTTTGCATATACAATTCCCTTGATCACTATCACCTATGAAACAGATGTAATTGTTAATCTTGAAAAATCAGAACCTGTTATAAACGAAGTAATTCTGGCGAATAATGTACAATCACAAGCGCCATCATTAAATTATCTTTCGATACTATTATGGAGCGTTTATGCAATAGGTGCCTTGATTTTTTCAGTTAGGTTTATAAAAAATATATACCATTTGATTAAGAAAGTAAGAAGAAATGAAAATCTAAAAGAATCTTCACATATCAATGTTCTTCTCACTAAATCTATGATTCCGCATACATTTTTACATTACATTTTTGTTCCGAAAAAAGAGTTTCAGAAAAAAACTATTCCACAAGAAGTACTATTACACGAGAAAACTCATGTTCGACAAAAGCATACTTTAGATATTCTGTTTGTAGAGATTTTTCAAGTGATTTTTTGGTTCAATCCAATGTGGTTTTGGGTAAAAAAATCGATTAAATTAAATCATGAATTTCTTGCAGATCAAAAAGTATTGAAGCAGCAGTTTTCAATACATCAATATATGGACTTACTCGTTAATTATCCAAACAGTTCTCATCAAACTGCACTAGCGAGTCCTATCAATTATTCATTAACCAAAAAACGAATCGTTATGATGTCACAACAATTTTCTAAAACAAAAGCTGCAACTCGGTTGCTGTTATTTTTACCAATCCTTTTCGGGTGTATTCTTTTATTTAACAATAAGATGGTAGCCCAACAAAAAAGTACTACAGTTAGTACTACTGTAGCACCAACACATCCTGATAAAAAAATCAAGATTAGAGTTAGTGGAGAACAAATTAATATTAATGGTACAACTACTGATCTATCAGGTTTAGCTACTGTTATTGATAATGCTACAAAACAGTGGAAAGATCATGAGTTAACAGAGTTTCAATTTAACGTCAAATTAGAAAACACAAATGATAAATTTATCAAAAAACTCAATAAAGTCTACCGAAATACAAGATTGTATAAGGCCAATCCAGACGGGCATGATCTCATTCCACCTCCACCTCCAGCACCTCTAGCACCTCCAAAAGTAGGAGTAAATACTGTTCCTATGCCTCAATCTTATCCAAAAGCACATAAGGCATTAAAAGCTCCAAAGCCTCCAAAACCGCATAAGGCACCAAAAGTATCGAAGCTTCCAAAAGTACCTTCTTATTCTCAGACAGAACATGAAGAAATTGAACATGAAGCAGAACTTGCGATGCAAGCAGCTGAAGTAGCAATGGAAGCAGTAGAAAGAGAGGCAGCAGAAAGAGAAGCATTGGTGGAACAAATAGAAGTAGAAAGAACCTTGGCAATGGAACGAAGAGAAGAAGCAAGATATGAAGCAGAACAAGTAAGAGAGATAGCGATGGAACAAGCTGAGAAGGCCAGAGTTGTTGCTATGGAAGAATCGAATAGAGCCCGGGAACGATCTCATAAGGTAAGAGAAGAAGCGATGAGACATGCTGAAAGAGTAAGGTTTGAGGCCGAAAAACAGGCAATGGTTCATACAAAAATGGCTAGAGAAGAAGCTAGAATGGCTATGCAGCAAGCTGAGAAAGCAAGAGCGATGGCACGAAGTAATGTTGATAAATCTAGAAGGAAAGCAGAAAAAGCTCGTAGAAAAGCTATGGACGAAGCTAAAATAGCTCGTGATGTAGCAAGAAAAGAAGTTGTCAAAGAGAGAAAAGAAGCACGAAAGCGGATACAAAAATCTAAAAAAGAACAACAAAGAGCTCGAAGAAAAGTGCAAAAAGAGAATAATTAA
- a CDS encoding BlaI/MecI/CopY family transcriptional regulator, with protein MQLSKSEEQLMQYLWKLEKAFMKDLLDSFPEPKPATTTVATLLKRMIDKGFVNYTLYGKSREYYPLVKKTDYFSKHVNGLIKNFFNDSASQFASFFTSETNLSTTELEELKKIVDEQIQKQKQ; from the coding sequence ATGCAATTATCAAAAAGTGAAGAACAGTTAATGCAATACCTTTGGAAACTGGAGAAAGCCTTTATGAAGGATTTATTAGATTCTTTTCCAGAACCAAAACCTGCGACTACTACGGTTGCTACACTTTTGAAAAGAATGATTGATAAAGGTTTTGTGAATTATACATTATATGGAAAATCGAGAGAATATTATCCATTAGTAAAAAAGACAGATTACTTCTCTAAACATGTAAATGGATTGATCAAGAATTTTTTTAATGATTCGGCATCACAGTTTGCATCATTTTTTACATCAGAAACAAATTTGTCTACTACAGAATTAGAAGAACTTAAGAAGATTGTGGATGAACAAATTCAAAAACAAAAACAATGA